From the Lampris incognitus isolate fLamInc1 chromosome 10, fLamInc1.hap2, whole genome shotgun sequence genome, one window contains:
- the tmem100a gene encoding transmembrane protein 100 translates to MLGPAMPEEVNKEAMTVLAAPERVQTEKASSNDHAPATVTYVTVPLVNEVQLTAATGGAELSCYRCTVPFGVVVLIAGIVVTAVAYSFNSHGSTISYFGLVLLSAGLVLLASSAICWKVRLERKKERRRESQTVLVAHQRSIFT, encoded by the coding sequence ATGCTCGGTCCTGCGATGCCAGAGGAAGTCAACAAGGAGGCCATGACAGTGCTGGCGGCCCCAGAGAGAGTCCAGACGGAGAAGGCTAGCAGCAACGACCACGCTCCCGCTACGGTGACATACGTGACCGTCCCATTGGTCAACGAGGTCCAGCTGACGGCGGCCACGGGCGGAGCCGAACTGTCCTGCTACCGCTGCACGGTTCCGTTCGGCGTGGTGGTGCTCATCGCGGGCATCGTGGTCACCGCCGTGGCCTACAGCTTCAATTCCCACGGCTCCACCATCTCCTACTTCGGTTTGGTGCTCCTGTCGGCCGGGCTGGTGCTCCTGGCGTCCAGCGCCATCTGCTGGAAGGTGAGACTAGAGCGGAAGAAGGAGAGGCGGCGGGAGAGCCAAACGGTCCTGGTCGCGCACCAAAGGAGCATTTTTACTTGA